A genomic segment from Treponema sp. Marseille-Q3903 encodes:
- a CDS encoding peptidase U32 family protein, translating into MVELLAPAGNIESLEAAIGEGADAVYLGLKSFNARMRTTNFAWNQFEAAVESIHRQNKKIYVTVNTVCEERETERLYRFLSYLNEVGPDGLIVQDFAVMRMAQEFFPNMELHASTQMNVESSNAVRLLNDNGIKRCVLARELGLDEIKKIKQETGSELEVFVHGALCVSESGLCLFSSFLGGKSANRGMCTQACRRLYTADVPGGIKQGYYFSPCDLQLIEQIPDLIEAGVDSFKIEGRMKSAEYVGSVVSAYRYVIDHYQEDKKGALATGKRILAGDFARSKTNYWYGFKTLEEGVDNAADKILNPDQAGGTGIYLGKIAAVKAADKELANAIREMLPEDATPEQKNIMMAELRGGSYDPDPGDSIRIHKKDDSGRVSHKIKTVEVDEETGKRLIDIPGNFGIGDEVYLLQIKAGSKRYKRILPSDISRYRKQPKDEILPILDLTPVKNKELSFFPEGIYVQVSSIADVFAIQGLNPVRVIIEYNSDTSFDILNHKTVLPFSKKQIFISLDPFCSASQEDKLKEDLDRLIADGYNNFVVNNIAHIQMLKKTDSNVVAGPYLYTFNRWAVSWLENQNIGAFIMPYENSKRNLEATFEPQVRSRVLVPVFAYPALFRMRFKLPEDYNFTYFEDKEGTEFKVNSTKDGSFVMPESPFSILDKTEYITKSGFRKLLIDFSKTKVNRSQIKAIQSSLQKKSILPDISRFNWKEGFYSQQQMEEYREMNEKQVSRVAEKGGNRVGKQGRARLKNSGYNSQHGKRK; encoded by the coding sequence ATGGTAGAATTATTAGCTCCTGCGGGAAATATCGAATCGCTTGAAGCCGCAATCGGTGAAGGGGCAGATGCTGTTTATCTTGGTCTCAAAAGTTTTAACGCGCGTATGCGAACGACAAATTTCGCATGGAATCAGTTTGAGGCGGCTGTTGAAAGCATTCACCGGCAGAATAAGAAAATCTATGTCACTGTGAATACTGTATGTGAAGAACGCGAGACTGAAAGGCTCTATCGTTTTCTTTCATATTTAAATGAAGTTGGTCCGGACGGGCTTATCGTTCAAGATTTTGCTGTGATGCGCATGGCTCAGGAATTTTTTCCGAATATGGAACTTCACGCGTCTACTCAGATGAACGTTGAAAGCTCAAATGCTGTTCGACTCCTTAACGACAATGGAATAAAAAGATGTGTTTTGGCACGCGAACTCGGTCTTGATGAGATAAAAAAAATTAAACAGGAGACTGGTTCTGAACTTGAAGTGTTTGTTCACGGGGCTCTTTGTGTCAGCGAGAGCGGGCTTTGTCTTTTTTCGAGTTTTCTTGGCGGAAAATCTGCAAACAGAGGAATGTGCACGCAAGCTTGCCGTCGTCTTTATACGGCTGATGTTCCCGGCGGAATCAAACAAGGATATTATTTTTCTCCGTGCGATTTGCAGTTGATAGAACAGATTCCCGACCTTATCGAAGCTGGTGTCGACTCATTCAAAATTGAAGGGCGAATGAAAAGCGCAGAATATGTAGGCAGCGTTGTCTCCGCATATCGCTATGTGATAGATCATTATCAAGAAGATAAAAAAGGTGCGCTTGCGACAGGAAAACGAATTCTTGCCGGCGACTTTGCACGGAGCAAAACAAACTATTGGTACGGATTTAAAACTCTCGAAGAAGGAGTTGATAACGCTGCCGATAAAATTTTGAATCCTGACCAAGCCGGCGGAACGGGCATTTATCTTGGAAAAATTGCCGCAGTCAAAGCTGCTGACAAAGAACTCGCCAATGCAATTCGCGAAATGTTGCCGGAAGACGCAACCCCTGAACAGAAAAATATCATGATGGCAGAACTTCGCGGTGGCAGTTACGACCCTGACCCCGGAGATTCAATCCGCATCCATAAAAAAGATGACTCAGGACGTGTGAGCCACAAAATCAAGACTGTTGAAGTAGATGAAGAAACAGGAAAACGTTTGATAGACATTCCCGGCAATTTTGGTATCGGTGATGAAGTTTATCTGCTTCAGATAAAAGCTGGCTCAAAGCGTTACAAACGCATTCTTCCAAGTGATATAAGCCGTTACAGAAAACAGCCTAAAGATGAAATTCTTCCGATTCTCGATTTGACTCCCGTAAAAAATAAAGAACTTTCGTTTTTCCCTGAAGGAATATATGTTCAGGTTTCTTCAATCGCTGATGTTTTTGCAATTCAGGGGCTCAATCCTGTTCGTGTGATAATAGAATACAATTCAGATACAAGCTTTGATATTTTAAATCATAAAACTGTTTTGCCGTTTTCTAAAAAGCAGATTTTCATCTCTCTCGACCCGTTTTGTTCCGCTTCGCAGGAAGATAAACTCAAAGAAGATCTCGACAGGCTTATCGCAGACGGGTACAACAACTTTGTCGTAAACAACATCGCCCACATTCAGATGTTGAAAAAAACTGATTCAAATGTCGTCGCGGGACCGTATCTTTATACTTTCAACAGATGGGCTGTAAGTTGGCTTGAAAATCAAAATATCGGTGCATTTATAATGCCTTATGAAAATTCAAAACGCAACCTTGAAGCGACTTTTGAACCTCAAGTCCGAAGCCGTGTCCTTGTCCCTGTTTTTGCTTATCCTGCGCTGTTCAGGATGCGGTTTAAATTGCCGGAAGATTACAATTTTACTTATTTTGAAGATAAGGAAGGTACAGAATTTAAAGTGAATTCTACAAAAGACGGTTCTTTTGTTATGCCTGAATCACCTTTTTCGATCCTCGACAAGACGGAATACATCACAAAATCAGGGTTCCGCAAGCTTTTGATTGATTTTTCTAAGACAAAAGTAAACCGCAGTCAGATTAAAGCAATCCAATCGTCGTTACAAAAAAAATCAATTTTGCCGGATATTTCAAGGTTTAATTGGAAAGAAGGTTTTTATTCTCAACAGCAGATGGAAGAATATCGCGAGATGAATGAAAAGCAGGTTTCTCGTGTTGCTGAAAAAGGCGGAAATCGTGTCGGAAAGCAAGGTAGAGCCCGCTTGAAAAACAGTGGATATAACTCTCAGCATGGCAAAAGGAAATAG
- a CDS encoding PadR family transcriptional regulator, translating into MITISSDVIRGYNDTMILYLLLQNDSYGYELSRNIREVSEEKYIIKETTLYSAFARMETNGYVESYSKNAENGKRRTYYRITDKGRNYYKEKCEEWNLTKEVIEKFIAK; encoded by the coding sequence ATGATAACAATCAGCAGTGATGTTATACGCGGTTATAACGACACAATGATTTTGTATCTGCTTCTGCAAAATGATTCTTACGGATACGAGTTGTCCAGAAACATCAGGGAAGTTTCGGAAGAAAAGTACATAATAAAAGAGACAACTCTTTATTCTGCATTTGCGCGAATGGAAACAAACGGTTATGTCGAATCTTATTCAAAAAATGCAGAAAACGGCAAACGTCGTACTTACTACCGTATCACCGACAAAGGCAGAAACTACTACAAAGAAAAATGTGAAGAGTGGAACCTCACAAAAGAGGTTATCGAAAAATTTATAGCAAAATAG
- the hisC gene encoding histidinol-phosphate transaminase, which translates to MLMSKRMSGLHPYVPGEQPKDRVYIKLNANENPYPPSESVQNAVLEFVKNHPEKMGLYPDPDSNELRAAIADMLNQSGGVLCRAKIDGKKVLPSDEDKLAFTVTPDMIYCGNGSDEVLSFLFYAFFDSSKKFVMPEFTYSFYPVYAGFYDIPIDCVPLKADWSLDTSEMIKRAALNNGGIIFANPNAPTGIGLKRSDVLQMLKAANQDEIFVVDEAYVDFGGESCISLLSDFKNLVIVRTFSKSLCGAGQRLGYIVANPELVNIVTTVKNSVNHFPIDAIAQVSGTAACRDVAYYVDTSRRIVQERDKFYDFLKENGFFVIKSQTNFLFAKHQKIGGEKLYKAVKENGILIRHFATKGIEEFVRISIGTPHQMEMLAQAILKAIK; encoded by the coding sequence ATGTTGATGTCAAAACGTATGAGTGGACTTCATCCTTATGTTCCCGGAGAGCAACCTAAAGACCGCGTCTATATAAAACTCAATGCAAATGAAAATCCTTATCCGCCGAGTGAATCAGTGCAGAATGCTGTGCTTGAATTTGTAAAAAATCATCCTGAGAAAATGGGGCTTTATCCCGATCCTGATTCTAATGAACTTCGTGCAGCGATTGCTGATATGTTAAATCAGTCAGGCGGCGTTTTATGCCGTGCAAAAATCGATGGTAAAAAAGTGCTTCCTTCTGATGAAGATAAGCTTGCGTTTACTGTTACTCCCGACATGATTTACTGCGGTAACGGCTCTGATGAAGTTCTTTCGTTTCTTTTTTACGCTTTTTTTGATTCTTCAAAGAAATTTGTCATGCCGGAATTTACGTACAGTTTTTATCCTGTTTACGCCGGTTTTTATGATATTCCGATAGACTGCGTCCCTCTAAAAGCGGACTGGTCGCTCGACACTTCTGAAATGATTAAGCGAGCCGCTCTAAATAATGGCGGAATAATTTTTGCAAATCCTAATGCTCCGACAGGAATCGGGCTTAAACGCAGCGATGTTCTACAGATGTTGAAAGCTGCAAATCAAGATGAAATCTTTGTCGTTGATGAAGCGTATGTAGATTTTGGCGGGGAGTCGTGCATCTCGCTTCTTTCAGATTTTAAAAATCTTGTGATTGTGCGCACGTTTTCTAAAAGTTTGTGCGGAGCAGGGCAAAGGCTCGGTTACATTGTTGCAAATCCTGAGCTCGTAAATATCGTCACAACTGTAAAAAACAGCGTCAATCATTTTCCAATCGACGCAATTGCGCAAGTAAGCGGAACTGCTGCCTGCCGAGATGTCGCATATTACGTAGACACATCGCGCCGCATTGTGCAGGAACGCGACAAGTTTTATGATTTTCTCAAAGAAAACGGATTTTTTGTCATCAAGAGCCAAACAAACTTTCTCTTTGCAAAACATCAAAAAATCGGTGGCGAAAAACTTTACAAAGCCGTAAAAGAAAACGGCATTTTGATACGTCATTTTGCAACAAAGGGAATTGAAGAATTTGTAAGAATCTCAATTGGAACGCCACATCAGATGGAAATGCTTGCTCAGGCGATTCTCAAGGCGATTAAATAA
- a CDS encoding DUF2259 domain-containing protein, translated as MKKSIICSLLLAFGFTALSAGDVATFVDKGFSTDGKYYVFGQYGKTDKKFQGWAEIYQVDIAQNDYVDKGLFKTKPSAVTSDKNGYDVYQSLEAASFYYYKDIKLETANPDHVLYILDDVNKTGEDEIIFKDFRTADIENQNTYNIKLYPTVTGKGKNSKSSFYIMLEIKDKNGNIVTSRKIGSPDIRRKGVTNYKIERIFCDSTEKNLIFVIEKMLEDDSGTSIRYMVEAAKF; from the coding sequence ATGAAAAAGTCTATCATTTGCAGTTTGCTTTTAGCATTCGGATTTACAGCATTGTCAGCAGGCGATGTCGCAACTTTTGTTGATAAAGGGTTCTCAACTGACGGCAAGTATTATGTATTCGGACAGTATGGTAAAACAGATAAAAAATTTCAGGGTTGGGCAGAAATCTATCAGGTTGACATTGCGCAAAACGATTATGTAGATAAAGGACTTTTTAAAACAAAACCGTCTGCCGTTACATCAGATAAAAACGGATACGATGTGTATCAATCGTTGGAAGCTGCAAGTTTTTATTATTATAAAGATATAAAATTAGAAACTGCAAATCCCGATCATGTGCTGTACATTTTAGACGATGTGAACAAAACAGGCGAAGACGAAATCATATTTAAGGACTTCCGCACTGCCGATATTGAAAATCAAAATACATATAACATAAAACTTTATCCGACTGTAACCGGTAAAGGCAAAAATTCAAAATCATCTTTTTACATCATGCTGGAAATTAAAGATAAAAACGGAAATATTGTGACGAGCCGAAAAATCGGTTCTCCAGATATCAGGCGCAAAGGCGTTACAAATTACAAAATCGAACGCATCTTCTGTGATTCAACTGAAAAAAATCTAATCTTCGTAATCGAAAAGATGCTGGAAGATGATTCAGGAACATCGATAAGATACATGGTAGAGGCGGCAAAGTTTTAA
- a CDS encoding diacylglycerol/polyprenol kinase family protein, producing MRSIDDKNTVHTFQDRMLSGMVERQKFNSLLKELFRKSIHICSAFVPYFLSLFYWQVITLLCVVLIVYSISEIFRLKGYTIPLVSKITETAARKRDANKFVLGPVTLVCGIMLASLLLPLDCARVGIFALSFGDGLASLTGRFLGKVSIPFSGGKTAAGSLSCFFAVYISTFICSGNTLVSLIVAFAAMIIELLPIKDFDNLVIPISIGALFMFLR from the coding sequence ATGCGAAGTATAGATGATAAGAACACTGTTCACACTTTTCAGGACAGAATGCTCTCTGGAATGGTTGAGCGCCAAAAGTTCAACAGCCTTTTAAAAGAGCTTTTTAGAAAATCAATTCATATTTGTTCAGCTTTTGTTCCTTATTTTTTGAGCCTTTTTTACTGGCAGGTGATAACTTTGCTTTGCGTTGTTCTGATTGTTTATTCAATCAGTGAAATATTCCGTTTAAAAGGCTATACGATTCCGCTAGTCTCAAAGATAACTGAGACAGCAGCGCGAAAACGAGACGCAAATAAATTTGTGCTTGGACCTGTGACTTTAGTGTGCGGTATTATGCTGGCTTCTTTGCTGCTCCCATTGGATTGCGCTCGTGTTGGAATTTTTGCCCTTTCTTTTGGAGATGGGCTTGCAAGCCTCACAGGCCGCTTTTTAGGAAAAGTTTCAATTCCGTTTTCCGGAGGAAAAACAGCAGCCGGAAGCCTTTCGTGTTTTTTTGCAGTCTATATCTCTACATTTATTTGCAGCGGAAACACTCTTGTCTCGCTTATCGTCGCTTTTGCTGCGATGATTATTGAATTGCTTCCAATCAAAGATTTTGACAATCTTGTAATTCCAATCTCAATCGGCGCTCTTTTTATGTTTTTACGCTGA
- a CDS encoding SUMF1/EgtB/PvdO family nonheme iron enzyme encodes MLNLKKNIFTVLFLGFAAGCSFAQIGFSSISLVTFRTKLSYTIGEDTQAYTAKRELNPFSINKYETTYALWYSVRVNAEKIGYYFQNPGQGGSNGKRGAPSTELDYAQPVTMINWYDAIVWCNALSELRGKTPCYAYNGDVLRDSSDTAACDLCVCNWKADGYRLPSEAEWEYAARRTRMGLQRGDMISGQLTSDPEEGLLYAWSSENATSTHNVGTAGIPFIPDEISYPATGNANGAGLYDMCGNVLEFCWDWFSDYTSDNQTGPDVGFERVSRGGSWSEYTMFLYAGDRYSYDPNEFYNYMGFRICCTAQLSEE; translated from the coding sequence TTGCTTAATCTTAAAAAAAATATTTTTACAGTTTTATTTCTCGGATTTGCGGCAGGATGTTCATTTGCTCAGATAGGTTTTTCTAGCATCAGCCTTGTAACTTTCAGAACAAAACTTTCATACACAATCGGTGAAGATACTCAGGCGTATACTGCAAAACGAGAGCTCAACCCTTTCTCAATAAACAAATACGAAACGACTTACGCACTGTGGTATTCTGTCAGAGTCAATGCGGAAAAAATCGGTTATTATTTTCAAAATCCTGGTCAGGGTGGTTCAAACGGCAAACGAGGAGCCCCCTCAACCGAATTAGATTATGCTCAGCCTGTCACAATGATAAACTGGTACGATGCTATTGTGTGGTGCAACGCTTTGAGTGAACTTCGCGGTAAGACTCCATGTTATGCCTACAACGGAGACGTATTGCGTGATTCAAGCGATACAGCTGCATGTGATTTGTGTGTGTGCAATTGGAAAGCTGATGGTTACAGACTTCCTTCCGAAGCTGAATGGGAATATGCTGCAAGGCGCACTAGAATGGGATTGCAGCGCGGAGATATGATAAGCGGTCAGCTTACTTCAGATCCTGAAGAAGGGCTTTTGTATGCGTGGTCATCAGAAAACGCAACATCTACTCACAATGTTGGGACTGCCGGTATTCCTTTTATTCCCGATGAAATATCTTACCCTGCTACAGGAAACGCAAACGGTGCAGGGCTTTACGATATGTGCGGGAACGTGCTTGAATTTTGTTGGGACTGGTTTTCTGACTATACATCTGATAATCAAACAGGTCCTGATGTAGGATTTGAACGAGTTAGCCGCGGTGGAAGCTGGTCTGAATATACGATGTTTTTGTATGCAGGTGACAGATACAGCTACGATCCAAACGAATTTTATAATTATATGGGATTTAGAATCTGCTGCACCGCACAGCTTTCTGAAGAATAA
- a CDS encoding single-stranded DNA-binding protein has translation MNNLNSIILEGNLVREGTLTEPSQGFKVYKMSVAVNRFYKNKNDQGVEEVSFFDVESYGKLADYCSKQSTKGRGIRIVGRLKQDTWKNSEGKNSSRVYVVAEHIEFKPMSKTDYEKSETKKSEVAETPSHAVTTKEKETEEVAF, from the coding sequence ATGAACAACTTAAACTCAATTATTTTGGAAGGAAATCTCGTTAGAGAAGGAACATTGACAGAACCGTCACAGGGATTCAAAGTGTACAAAATGTCAGTTGCGGTAAACCGCTTCTACAAAAACAAAAATGATCAGGGTGTTGAAGAAGTATCATTTTTTGATGTTGAATCATACGGAAAACTTGCAGACTACTGCTCAAAGCAAAGCACAAAAGGGCGTGGTATTCGCATTGTTGGACGGCTCAAACAGGACACTTGGAAAAATTCGGAAGGGAAAAACTCAAGCAGAGTCTATGTCGTCGCAGAACACATAGAATTCAAACCTATGTCAAAAACCGATTATGAAAAAAGTGAAACAAAAAAGTCAGAAGTTGCAGAAACACCTTCACATGCAGTTACAACAAAAGAAAAGGAGACTGAAGAAGTAGCATTTTAG
- a CDS encoding DUF4097 family beta strand repeat-containing protein: MKKKIFITIISIFTIGCIIAGTWYHIGRYNLISELGSAYNQLKSQNFNLDFDDDFDYDFDNAFDDDDFAENSDDDFADDSNDWNKNRFSYRKKSGKEKLNSFNSIKLNAKIMGVKICRGNDYSIKYRTSRDYLVPVYEVKDNTLNIRQKGFGRSGLGNKNCYVEMTIPKEKSLDSVMVNTNVGKIVIKNVDIEDCSVQTNVGAVKINNVVFDKLNCESNVGEIIINPIQDIENYDMNISTNVGTIVVGGKNSSRSYTQRGKTDKRITAHTNVGEIQIK; encoded by the coding sequence ATGAAAAAGAAAATATTTATTACAATTATTAGCATTTTTACAATCGGTTGTATAATTGCCGGAACATGGTATCACATCGGCAGGTATAATTTAATTTCAGAATTGGGGAGCGCATACAATCAACTAAAATCCCAAAATTTCAATTTAGATTTTGACGATGATTTCGATTATGATTTTGATAACGCTTTTGATGATGATGATTTTGCAGAAAACTCCGATGATGATTTTGCAGACGACTCAAATGACTGGAACAAAAACAGATTTTCATACAGAAAAAAATCAGGAAAAGAAAAATTAAACAGTTTTAATTCCATCAAACTGAATGCAAAAATAATGGGCGTAAAAATCTGTCGAGGCAACGATTATTCAATTAAATATCGCACATCCAGAGATTATTTAGTTCCTGTTTATGAAGTAAAAGACAACACATTGAATATTCGCCAAAAAGGATTTGGCCGCAGCGGATTGGGCAACAAAAATTGTTATGTTGAAATGACAATTCCAAAAGAAAAATCACTCGATTCGGTGATGGTAAACACAAATGTCGGAAAAATAGTTATCAAAAATGTCGATATAGAAGATTGCAGTGTTCAGACAAATGTCGGTGCTGTAAAAATCAATAATGTTGTATTTGATAAGCTCAACTGCGAGTCGAATGTAGGCGAAATAATAATCAATCCGATTCAGGATATTGAAAATTATGATATGAATATTTCAACAAATGTAGGCACAATCGTCGTTGGCGGAAAGAACAGCAGCCGCTCATACACACAGAGAGGAAAAACCGATAAAAGAATTACGGCGCACACAAATGTCGGCGAAATACAAATAAAATAA
- a CDS encoding metallophosphoesterase family protein, with product MKILVISDLHAHNDVLDKMDEQFKVADAVVFGGDFAACFKPETGKEALKALCSKHDNIFAVLGNCDNESFLEDIENHDISVENALVFHEGLAFAGAGGGTKFTGKTEFEREEDEILADFDIVKDSIEQSGDKSLWKNLILVSHNPPVAEKIDSFDGVHHAGSQKFTDFIKENKPLAVLCGHIHEGTGIEKIGETVVINPGSLGEKGTYAWLIIEKDGDCWKVVSTEINQL from the coding sequence ATGAAGATTTTAGTGATAAGCGACTTGCATGCACACAATGATGTTTTAGACAAGATGGACGAACAGTTCAAAGTTGCCGACGCCGTTGTCTTTGGCGGTGACTTTGCTGCGTGTTTTAAACCTGAAACTGGCAAAGAAGCGCTCAAAGCGCTTTGTTCAAAACATGATAATATCTTTGCAGTGCTCGGAAACTGTGATAATGAATCGTTTCTTGAAGATATTGAAAATCATGACATCAGCGTAGAAAATGCTCTTGTATTTCATGAAGGACTTGCGTTTGCAGGTGCCGGAGGCGGAACAAAGTTCACAGGCAAAACGGAGTTTGAACGCGAAGAAGATGAAATCCTCGCTGATTTTGATATTGTAAAAGACTCGATTGAACAGTCGGGAGACAAATCGTTGTGGAAAAATCTGATACTTGTAAGCCATAATCCGCCTGTTGCAGAAAAAATCGATTCTTTTGACGGAGTCCATCATGCCGGCAGCCAAAAATTCACTGATTTTATAAAAGAAAACAAACCGTTAGCAGTACTCTGCGGTCATATCCACGAGGGAACAGGGATTGAAAAAATTGGAGAAACTGTTGTTATAAATCCGGGCAGCCTTGGTGAAAAAGGAACTTACGCTTGGCTCATCATTGAAAAAGATGGAGACTGTTGGAAAGTTGTCTCAACTGAAATAAATCAGTTATAA
- a CDS encoding permease prefix domain 1-containing protein: METIKSYLDSMFRGLPLTDKVIKAKSELLQMMEDKYTELIKEGKSENEAVGEVISNFGNLDELAKTLGIEDILYSNKQDKINRHKLSFEEVNKYIEAKFKAIRLTTIAISLCIMCFIPPILAHSANFGDRYGVLGMFVMLGIAIALFIVVPNTMEQWKYIKHEPCAIDSVTIDQLKERKSAFITTYSIKYSLGVLLCVLCFVPAVFLDSFENEFINNLEGAFFFIFISVGVYLIVTSIKMKKIYDHLININNATEFKAPKKSDSYKNPNLKSIMSIYWSVVLCIYLCISFLTFRWDISWLIWPVAGVGKIILKAMNGEEV; encoded by the coding sequence ATGGAAACAATTAAAAGTTATTTAGATTCGATGTTCCGCGGTTTGCCATTGACAGACAAAGTTATAAAAGCAAAATCTGAACTGCTTCAGATGATGGAAGACAAATACACGGAGCTGATAAAAGAAGGCAAATCTGAAAACGAAGCTGTCGGCGAAGTAATCTCGAATTTCGGAAATCTCGACGAACTTGCAAAAACACTTGGAATCGAGGATATCCTTTATTCGAACAAGCAGGACAAAATAAACCGTCATAAACTTTCATTTGAAGAAGTTAACAAGTACATTGAAGCAAAGTTTAAGGCTATCAGGCTGACAACTATTGCAATATCGCTTTGCATTATGTGTTTTATCCCCCCAATTTTAGCACACAGCGCAAACTTTGGAGATAGATATGGCGTTCTTGGAATGTTCGTAATGCTCGGGATCGCTATCGCTCTTTTTATTGTCGTTCCAAACACAATGGAACAATGGAAATATATCAAACATGAACCATGCGCAATAGATTCTGTCACAATTGATCAGTTAAAAGAACGAAAAAGCGCATTTATAACAACATACAGCATAAAATATTCACTTGGTGTTCTTTTATGTGTGCTGTGTTTTGTGCCGGCAGTCTTTTTGGACAGTTTTGAAAACGAATTTATAAACAATCTTGAAGGAGCGTTCTTTTTTATTTTTATCAGCGTTGGAGTTTACCTAATTGTAACTTCAATAAAGATGAAAAAAATTTATGACCATCTGATCAACATCAACAATGCTACAGAATTCAAAGCACCAAAAAAATCAGATTCATACAAAAATCCAAACCTAAAATCAATAATGAGCATCTACTGGTCTGTTGTGCTTTGCATATACCTGTGTATCAGTTTTTTGACATTCCGATGGGACATTTCGTGGCTTATCTGGCCGGTTGCCGGAGTTGGAAAAATAATTCTCAAAGCTATGAATGGCGAGGAAGTGTAA
- a CDS encoding magnesium transporter CorA family protein, producing MITYWQQIEGQFKKTKKDDIDESLPVWVDARSVTRDETTFLQEEYQLEQDHILDILDPDELSRIEEGDSGYILTIVRVPVYDPSAETLYYTLPIGIIIKGKIIITMCWTDSEVLRDFGSNRIRNVRLNDFPSFIVHILNRANLNFLRYLKEINRRSTSIQNEMRLEIENKEIMLMLGLEKSLVYFTTSLKSNSLLFMKMKSTKLIQFGEDDIDFVEGVEIDNRQAIEMADTYSNILLGVMEAYSSVISNNLNVVMKKLAIINLVMMAPTFVTSYFGMNFRQPFDKLPGYWPLIMATILCVVSIFICTWLLNFNRDTIKAIKNARKMSRKQKSKVRQEARRLKLQEKKLKK from the coding sequence ATGATTACATACTGGCAGCAGATTGAAGGTCAATTCAAAAAAACAAAAAAAGACGACATAGACGAATCACTTCCTGTTTGGGTCGATGCGCGCAGCGTAACCCGCGACGAAACTACATTTTTGCAGGAAGAATATCAACTTGAACAAGACCACATATTAGACATCCTTGACCCTGATGAACTGTCTCGTATTGAAGAAGGTGACAGCGGATATATTCTTACAATTGTCCGTGTTCCTGTTTACGATCCGTCAGCGGAAACACTTTATTATACGCTTCCAATCGGAATCATCATAAAAGGAAAGATAATCATCACAATGTGCTGGACAGACAGTGAAGTTTTGCGAGATTTCGGCTCAAACAGAATACGAAACGTGCGGCTAAACGACTTTCCATCATTTATTGTTCACATTTTGAATCGGGCAAACTTAAATTTTTTGCGTTATCTTAAAGAGATAAACAGGCGCTCGACCAGCATCCAAAACGAGATGCGCCTTGAAATTGAAAACAAAGAAATCATGCTCATGCTCGGGCTTGAAAAATCTCTTGTTTACTTTACAACTTCGCTCAAAAGCAATTCGCTGCTTTTTATGAAGATGAAGAGCACAAAACTTATCCAGTTTGGCGAAGACGACATCGACTTTGTTGAAGGTGTTGAAATAGACAATCGTCAGGCTATTGAGATGGCCGATACGTATTCAAACATTTTGTTAGGCGTCATGGAAGCGTACTCTTCTGTAATCTCAAATAACTTGAACGTTGTGATGAAAAAACTCGCTATAATCAACCTTGTGATGATGGCTCCTACTTTTGTAACAAGTTATTTTGGAATGAACTTTCGACAGCCTTTTGATAAATTACCAGGCTACTGGCCGTTGATTATGGCAACGATTCTCTGTGTAGTTTCGATATTTATCTGCACATGGCTGTTGAATTTCAACAGAGATACTATAAAAGCGATAAAAAACGCCAGAAAAATGTCTAGAAAACAGAAAAGCAAAGTTCGACAAGAAGCAAGACGTTTAAAACTTCAAGAAAAGAAATTAAAAAAATAA